The following proteins come from a genomic window of Halomarina ordinaria:
- a CDS encoding CDC48 family AAA ATPase: MELTVEPLPRQRGGDGLAHVARETMADLGVESGDYLLVRGPEGDRAVAQVLPSNDVDDGAIRLDEQVRRTGRVEAGESVTAERTTVESADRVEVALPAGLGAEEGLKLALREELIGQAVVVGQTVPVSLAVGSREEAQYLPVRIAAARPSDRVVVRDWTRVQLSPDADAGLSLDAVVGGRGGTEVTYEDVGGLDAELEQVREMVELPVRHPELFDVLGVAPPSGVLLHGPPGTGKTLMARAVAAELDASFVEVSGPEVASAYRGESEERLREVFEEAAANDPAVVLLDDLESLAPRDDEAGGRVVAQLVSLLDDRAERGRVTVVGTTDRLDTVDPALRRPGRFDREIEVGVPDRDGREEILRIHTRWMPLDDDVDLARLAAVTHGFVGADLENLVRESAMCTLRRLRADADLADGTLDADLLASLSVSDDDVRTALRSVEPSALREVFVEVPEVAWDDVGGLEDTKERLQETVQWPLEYPEAFDRVGLTPANGVLLYGPPGTGKTLLAKAVANESQSNFISVKGPELLDKYVGESEKGVREIFEKARANAPAVVFFDEIDALAGERGRNRGDAGVSERVVSQLLTELDGLEELEDVVVVATTNRPELLDDALLRPGRLDRHVHVPTPDEAARREIFAVHTRGKPLADDVDLDDLARRTEGYVGADVEAVCREAATVAVRSFVRTGTPRVEELDVTAAHFERALESLDPSSLGDERFAADRRGADWPSEFEE; the protein is encoded by the coding sequence ATGGAACTGACGGTCGAACCGTTACCGCGACAGCGCGGCGGGGACGGGCTGGCGCACGTCGCCCGCGAGACGATGGCCGACCTGGGCGTCGAGAGCGGCGACTACCTCCTCGTCCGCGGGCCGGAGGGCGACCGGGCGGTCGCGCAGGTCCTCCCCTCGAACGACGTCGACGACGGCGCGATTCGGCTGGACGAGCAGGTCCGCCGGACGGGTCGCGTCGAGGCGGGCGAGTCGGTCACCGCGGAGCGAACCACGGTCGAGTCGGCCGACCGCGTGGAGGTCGCCCTGCCGGCGGGTCTCGGCGCCGAGGAGGGACTGAAGCTCGCCCTCCGCGAGGAGCTCATCGGGCAGGCGGTCGTCGTGGGACAGACCGTCCCCGTCTCCCTCGCCGTCGGGTCGCGAGAGGAGGCGCAGTACCTCCCCGTCCGAATCGCGGCGGCGCGACCGAGCGACCGGGTCGTGGTCCGCGACTGGACGCGCGTCCAGCTCTCGCCCGACGCCGACGCGGGGCTCTCGCTCGACGCGGTCGTCGGCGGTCGGGGAGGAACCGAGGTCACCTACGAGGACGTCGGCGGCCTCGACGCGGAACTCGAACAGGTCCGCGAGATGGTCGAACTCCCGGTGCGCCACCCCGAACTGTTCGACGTGCTCGGGGTCGCCCCCCCGAGCGGCGTCCTGCTCCACGGCCCGCCGGGGACGGGCAAGACGCTCATGGCGCGAGCCGTCGCCGCCGAACTGGACGCCTCGTTCGTCGAGGTCTCCGGACCGGAGGTCGCCTCGGCGTACCGCGGCGAGAGCGAGGAACGCCTCCGGGAGGTGTTCGAGGAGGCCGCAGCGAACGACCCCGCGGTCGTCCTCCTCGACGACCTCGAGTCGCTGGCCCCCCGCGACGACGAGGCCGGCGGACGGGTCGTCGCCCAGCTCGTCTCGCTGCTGGACGACCGCGCCGAACGCGGCCGGGTCACCGTCGTCGGGACGACCGACCGCCTCGACACGGTCGACCCCGCCCTCCGAAGACCCGGCCGGTTCGACCGCGAGATAGAGGTCGGCGTCCCCGACCGCGACGGCCGCGAGGAGATACTGCGCATCCACACCCGCTGGATGCCCCTCGACGACGACGTCGACCTCGCTCGGCTCGCGGCGGTGACCCACGGCTTCGTCGGTGCCGACCTCGAGAACCTCGTCCGCGAGAGCGCCATGTGCACCCTGCGACGCCTCCGCGCCGACGCAGACCTCGCGGACGGGACCCTCGACGCGGACCTCCTGGCGTCGCTGTCGGTGAGCGACGACGACGTCAGGACCGCCCTCCGCTCGGTCGAACCCTCCGCGCTCAGGGAGGTGTTCGTCGAGGTGCCGGAGGTCGCCTGGGACGACGTCGGCGGTCTCGAGGACACGAAAGAGCGCCTCCAGGAGACCGTCCAGTGGCCCCTCGAGTACCCCGAGGCGTTCGACCGCGTCGGGCTGACCCCCGCCAACGGCGTCCTGCTGTACGGCCCGCCGGGGACCGGCAAGACGCTGCTGGCGAAGGCCGTCGCCAACGAGTCCCAGAGCAACTTCATCTCGGTCAAGGGCCCCGAACTGCTCGACAAGTACGTCGGGGAGTCCGAGAAGGGCGTCCGGGAGATATTCGAGAAGGCCCGGGCGAACGCCCCCGCCGTCGTCTTCTTCGACGAGATAGACGCGCTCGCCGGCGAACGCGGTCGGAACCGGGGGGACGCCGGCGTCTCCGAGCGCGTCGTCTCCCAACTGCTCACGGAACTCGACGGCCTCGAGGAACTGGAGGACGTCGTCGTCGTCGCGACGACCAACCGCCCCGAACTGCTCGACGACGCCCTGTTACGTCCCGGTCGCCTCGACCGACACGTCCACGTCCCCACGCCCGACGAGGCGGCCCGGCGCGAGATATTCGCCGTCCACACCCGGGGGAAGCCCCTGGCCGACGACGTCGACCTCGACGACCTCGCCCGGCGCACCGAGGGCTACGTCGGCGCGGACGTCGAGGCGGTCTGCCGCGAGGCGGCGACGGTCGCCGTCCGCTCGTTCGTCCGGACGGGCACGCCGCGGGTCGAGGAACTCGACGTGACGGCGGCGCACTTCGAGCGCGCGCTCGAGTCGCTCGACCCGAGCTCGCTCGGCGACGAACGGTTCGCGGCCGACCGTCGAGGAGCGGACTGGCCGTCCGAGTTCGAGGAGTGA
- a CDS encoding class I SAM-dependent methyltransferase, which translates to MSYYFGIYHWRRRGRALALGTLALAAGALLAVASTRRTRRLLAVALGLWGARTDYRTLSKLLRPPPWRLDGEKYALLAAALPLDGADRVLDVGCGTGRSLVGLAPTLAPETTVVGVDVFDDRVILGNAPALARRNAVRAGLDAAVVRGDAARLPVADGSVDVVTACRVLHDLPEAAARRAAAEAHRVCAPGGTLGVLELRITHDGSTDPARYWRDLVAEAGFDVRHVEEVERERGRYVLVVADA; encoded by the coding sequence GTGTCCTACTACTTCGGAATCTACCACTGGCGACGGCGCGGACGAGCGCTAGCCCTCGGCACGCTCGCGCTCGCGGCCGGGGCGCTCCTCGCCGTCGCGTCGACCCGGCGCACCCGCCGACTCCTCGCCGTCGCGCTCGGACTGTGGGGCGCGCGCACCGACTACCGGACGCTCTCGAAGCTCCTCCGGCCGCCGCCGTGGCGTCTCGACGGCGAGAAGTACGCGCTCCTCGCGGCGGCGCTCCCGCTCGACGGGGCCGACCGCGTGCTCGACGTGGGCTGCGGGACGGGGCGCTCGCTCGTCGGGCTCGCTCCGACGCTCGCACCCGAGACGACCGTCGTCGGCGTCGACGTCTTCGACGACCGGGTCATCCTCGGCAACGCGCCCGCGCTCGCCCGGCGCAACGCCGTGCGCGCCGGCCTCGACGCCGCGGTCGTCCGCGGCGACGCGGCCCGGCTTCCCGTCGCGGACGGGAGCGTCGACGTCGTGACCGCCTGCCGCGTGCTCCACGACCTCCCGGAAGCCGCCGCGCGGCGCGCGGCGGCCGAGGCCCACCGGGTGTGCGCACCGGGCGGCACGCTCGGGGTTCTCGAACTGCGCATCACCCACGACGGGTCGACGGACCCGGCGCGCTACTGGCGCGACCTCGTGGCCGAGGCCGGCTTCGACGTCCGGCACGTCGAGGAGGTCGAGCGCGAGCGCGGCCGGTACGTCCTCGTCGTCGCCGACGCCTGA
- a CDS encoding DUF4242 domain-containing protein: MSNDAVDDFLILRELDEPISRDELSAAAEASGETLSTLREEGRDIEWVDSEVLTNGDEQVVGTFCHYRAEDEETVYEHAERAGLPATKVTKRGEPLSGE, translated from the coding sequence ATGTCGAACGACGCAGTGGACGACTTCCTCATCCTGCGCGAACTGGACGAACCGATATCCCGGGACGAACTCTCGGCGGCGGCCGAGGCGTCCGGCGAGACGCTGTCGACGCTCCGCGAGGAGGGCAGGGACATCGAGTGGGTGGACTCGGAGGTGCTGACGAACGGCGACGAGCAGGTCGTCGGGACGTTCTGTCACTACCGGGCGGAGGACGAGGAGACCGTGTACGAACACGCCGAGCGCGCCGGCCTGCCGGCGACGAAGGTAACCAAGCGAGGCGAACCGCTGTCGGGCGAGTGA
- a CDS encoding ABC transporter substrate-binding protein codes for MAPLTFQLNWEPNGFQAPYFLARERGFYDEEGLDVQFVEGHGSPFAAEQAARGRADVGLAGASAVLATQSEGFEPLAVAAVTKKTPAAVYTLRDVFGESLERPEQLAGRTVAPSATKTRILAAQLLEQVGIADEVDLQGVDPNTHHRVQHKLLDGSVDAAVGVVTNGLELEREYDRTADELPIGDYLGVYGMTLVTNRAFAESSAGTLRAFLRATARGWAAATNDPEAAIEALVARNATLERRRAIETDKFRAAAESLQFTDHVRTAGWGAHDGERWHRLDAMLAETDLLDGPTDPDAVWTNDYLDAEAPALRDYAERIGRGGEEA; via the coding sequence ATGGCGCCCCTCACCTTCCAGCTGAACTGGGAGCCGAACGGCTTCCAGGCGCCGTACTTCCTCGCCCGGGAGCGGGGGTTCTACGACGAGGAGGGCCTCGACGTGCAGTTCGTCGAGGGCCACGGGTCGCCGTTCGCGGCCGAACAGGCCGCCCGGGGGCGCGCCGACGTCGGCCTCGCGGGGGCGAGCGCCGTCCTCGCCACACAGAGCGAGGGGTTCGAACCGCTGGCGGTGGCGGCGGTGACGAAGAAGACGCCGGCGGCGGTCTACACCCTCCGGGACGTCTTCGGCGAATCGCTCGAACGCCCCGAACAACTGGCCGGCCGGACCGTCGCGCCGTCGGCGACGAAGACGCGCATCCTCGCCGCGCAACTGCTCGAACAGGTGGGCATCGCCGACGAGGTGGATTTGCAGGGGGTGGACCCGAACACGCACCACCGCGTCCAGCACAAACTCCTCGACGGGAGCGTCGACGCCGCGGTGGGCGTCGTCACGAACGGGCTGGAACTCGAACGCGAGTACGACCGGACCGCCGACGAACTCCCCATCGGCGACTACCTCGGCGTCTACGGCATGACGCTCGTGACCAACCGCGCGTTCGCCGAGTCCAGTGCGGGGACGCTGCGCGCGTTCCTCCGGGCGACCGCGAGGGGGTGGGCGGCGGCGACGAACGACCCGGAGGCGGCCATCGAGGCGCTCGTCGCCCGCAACGCGACGCTCGAACGCCGTCGAGCCATCGAGACGGACAAGTTCCGGGCCGCCGCCGAGTCGCTCCAGTTCACCGACCACGTCCGGACGGCGGGGTGGGGGGCCCACGACGGCGAGCGGTGGCACCGTCTCGACGCGATGCTCGCCGAGACCGACCTCCTCGACGGCCCGACCGACCCGGACGCCGTCTGGACGAACGACTACCTCGACGCCGAGGCACCCGCGCTCCGGGACTACGCCGAGCGCATCGGTCGCGGGGGCGAGGAGGCGTGA
- a CDS encoding ABC transporter substrate-binding protein, with translation MNVADQQAALDAVHDDPGDRPVMRARFEHNGSPRYMLYTIKRLGLDHDHGFHLDVQLVSDELEGGMETVEARLQEGEADLIDIDYISTARERSEGASIVAFHPYGRTVGGLVAPEDTDIEDLTDLPDHRIGVVRRLDKNWILTRAACREYHGFDPDEAATPVEAGSKVGLTRMLHDGEVDAVLQFWPIVPEITERGPYREVLPMADLVQRLSETDERLPISTFLTSESFFEAHPETVRGFKGAYRDVVDRLVSEDDHWEVVGEELMTYDDPAIVRAVRDGWRDMVVRDWDEARIDGMERLFDHLLDVAGPEALGVDRIPEGTFRPEVP, from the coding sequence ATGAACGTCGCCGACCAGCAGGCGGCGCTCGACGCCGTCCACGACGACCCGGGTGACCGGCCGGTGATGCGCGCGCGCTTCGAACACAACGGCAGCCCGCGCTACATGCTCTACACCATCAAGCGCCTGGGGCTGGACCACGACCACGGCTTCCACCTCGACGTGCAACTGGTCTCGGACGAGCTGGAAGGCGGGATGGAGACGGTCGAGGCGCGCCTGCAGGAGGGCGAGGCCGACCTCATCGACATCGACTACATCTCGACGGCCCGCGAGCGGAGCGAGGGCGCGAGCATCGTCGCCTTCCACCCCTACGGCCGGACCGTCGGGGGCCTCGTCGCCCCCGAGGACACCGACATCGAGGACCTCACCGACCTGCCGGACCACCGCATCGGTGTCGTCCGTCGCCTCGACAAGAACTGGATCCTGACGCGGGCGGCCTGCCGCGAGTACCACGGGTTCGACCCGGACGAGGCGGCGACCCCCGTGGAGGCGGGGTCGAAGGTCGGCCTCACGCGAATGCTCCACGACGGCGAGGTGGACGCCGTCCTCCAGTTCTGGCCCATCGTCCCCGAGATAACCGAGCGCGGACCGTACCGCGAGGTGCTCCCGATGGCCGACCTCGTCCAGCGCCTCTCGGAGACCGACGAGCGCCTCCCGATCTCGACGTTCCTCACGAGCGAGTCGTTCTTCGAGGCGCACCCCGAGACGGTGCGCGGGTTCAAGGGCGCCTACCGCGACGTGGTCGACCGCCTCGTGAGCGAGGACGACCACTGGGAGGTCGTCGGCGAGGAACTGATGACGTACGACGACCCGGCCATCGTCCGCGCGGTCCGGGACGGCTGGCGCGACATGGTCGTGCGCGACTGGGACGAGGCGCGTATCGACGGCATGGAGCGGCTGTTCGACCACCTGCTCGACGTGGCCGGGCCGGAGGCGCTCGGCGTCGACCGCATCCCCGAGGGGACGTTCCGCCCGGAGGTGCCGTGA
- a CDS encoding ABC transporter substrate-binding protein: protein MARSNNVRLFHLPFSFMLPQRVASERGYFAAEGLDVDLVERDRGDVDWKYIPAEETLTGDHDVDLYPICKWESIKRTWDMRDGRVVACGTFADQPYTVYVRPDSDVEEPADLAGVPVGVNRRTGQEYTVVRALEAHVPADEVTLEHHGMPTDRLRALRDGEVEAISLLEPQSTLADHLGFRPVLEFENHMGIVAGEELAGEDLEAFMRGYSRAVEDINEDPEAFREEYLAMLDADADVAPDLFEDVDREALLASIDVPTYETPEFVDREELGEQLDWMKRRRLIDGGADLDAIVSPVRR, encoded by the coding sequence ATGGCACGGAGTAACAATGTTCGGCTCTTCCACCTGCCGTTCTCGTTCATGCTTCCGCAGCGGGTGGCGAGCGAACGGGGGTATTTCGCAGCGGAGGGGCTCGACGTCGACCTCGTCGAGCGCGACCGGGGAGACGTCGACTGGAAGTACATCCCGGCCGAGGAGACGCTGACCGGCGACCACGACGTCGACCTCTACCCCATCTGCAAGTGGGAGTCCATCAAGCGCACCTGGGACATGCGCGACGGGCGGGTCGTCGCCTGCGGGACGTTCGCCGACCAGCCCTACACGGTCTACGTCCGGCCGGACAGCGACGTCGAGGAACCGGCCGACCTCGCGGGCGTCCCGGTGGGGGTGAACCGCCGGACGGGACAGGAGTACACCGTCGTCCGGGCGCTCGAAGCGCACGTCCCGGCCGACGAGGTGACGCTCGAACACCACGGGATGCCGACCGACCGCCTCCGCGCGCTCCGCGACGGCGAGGTGGAGGCCATCTCGCTGCTCGAACCCCAGAGCACGCTCGCCGACCACCTCGGCTTCCGACCCGTCCTCGAGTTCGAGAACCACATGGGCATCGTCGCCGGCGAGGAACTGGCGGGGGAGGACCTGGAGGCGTTCATGCGGGGGTACAGCCGGGCGGTCGAGGACATCAACGAGGACCCGGAGGCGTTCCGCGAGGAGTACCTCGCGATGCTCGACGCGGACGCCGACGTCGCCCCCGACCTCTTCGAGGACGTCGACCGCGAGGCCCTGCTCGCGAGCATCGACGTCCCGACCTACGAGACCCCCGAGTTCGTCGACCGGGAGGAGCTGGGCGAACAGCTCGACTGGATGAAGCGCCGGCGGCTCATCGACGGGGGGGCCGACCTCGACGCCATCGTGAGCCCGGTGCGACGATGA
- a CDS encoding cupin domain-containing protein, translated as MYHVAAVDREPVEVAEGVYLADLATGERASMKFWRIEPGATLPTHRHHNEQIGFVISGTLTAVLEDGEHTLAPGDSYAFRSDELHGARNRGAEPAVGIGVLSPPREEPEWATKRRAGARADSDD; from the coding sequence ATGTACCACGTCGCAGCGGTCGACCGCGAACCCGTGGAGGTCGCGGAGGGGGTGTACCTGGCGGACCTGGCGACGGGCGAGCGCGCCTCGATGAAGTTCTGGCGCATCGAGCCGGGCGCGACGCTCCCGACGCACCGCCACCACAACGAGCAGATCGGGTTCGTCATCAGCGGGACGCTGACCGCCGTCCTGGAGGACGGCGAGCACACGCTCGCGCCGGGCGACTCCTACGCCTTCCGGAGCGACGAACTCCACGGCGCGCGGAACCGGGGGGCGGAACCGGCCGTCGGCATCGGCGTCCTCAGTCCGCCGCGCGAGGAACCGGAGTGGGCGACGAAACGTCGCGCTGGCGCGCGCGCCGACTCCGACGACTGA
- a CDS encoding aldehyde ferredoxin oxidoreductase family protein: MLHATGPLLTVDVSRRETTETACDDVLTDYVGGRGVGTKLAHDRVPFDADPFGPENRLVFAAGPLQASRTSFTGRLSCTGLSPLTGGLLSSNAGGFLSRHFLATGHPAVELVGASDDPLVVHVRDDGVAFEAVPDLADAVVSEVSAYVEEHHGLGADQVACVGPAGENRVRFAAIVTTDHRTFGRGGLGAVMGSKNVKALTFDGSVERSLDLPDEAAAVHREAAGSDSVMKRQGTAGLTTYANEVGALPTRYFSERSFEGAAAIGGDAIETKKYKKGTCSSCAFACKLPTRDEETGLETEGPEYETVMAFGANAGVDDLHAVMQSNDLCDEFGLDTISCGDVVAAYLASEDAFGDVDLVHDLVERIAYREGVGDLLAEGIDRAHGDLGVENWTSKGMEFSAHDGRALHGQALAFATSNRGADHLYGSMYAYEYPLVEPEYALDREGFDGKPARLVEKEARNAFLDSGIVCRFSRDVVTDERLEALFDADYEDLLAVGERVVTLERHFNNRRGFDRSDDALPYDLPGFEAALSAYYEARGWNEDGTVPADLIPE, from the coding sequence ATGCTGCACGCGACCGGCCCGCTGCTGACGGTGGACGTGAGTCGCCGCGAGACGACCGAGACGGCCTGCGACGACGTGCTCACCGACTACGTCGGCGGCCGGGGCGTCGGGACGAAACTCGCCCACGACCGTGTCCCCTTCGACGCCGACCCGTTCGGCCCGGAGAACCGGCTGGTCTTCGCCGCCGGCCCCCTCCAGGCCTCGAGGACGAGTTTCACCGGACGACTCTCGTGTACGGGCCTCTCGCCGCTGACCGGCGGCCTGCTCTCCTCGAACGCCGGGGGGTTCCTCTCGCGGCACTTCCTCGCGACGGGCCATCCGGCCGTCGAACTCGTCGGGGCGAGCGACGACCCCCTCGTCGTCCACGTCCGGGACGACGGCGTCGCGTTCGAGGCGGTCCCGGACCTCGCGGACGCCGTCGTCTCGGAGGTGTCGGCGTACGTCGAGGAGCACCACGGCCTCGGCGCCGACCAGGTCGCGTGCGTCGGGCCGGCGGGCGAGAACCGGGTGCGCTTCGCGGCCATCGTGACGACCGACCACCGGACGTTCGGGCGCGGCGGCCTCGGCGCGGTCATGGGGTCGAAGAACGTGAAGGCGCTGACGTTCGACGGGAGCGTCGAGCGCTCGCTCGACCTCCCGGACGAGGCGGCGGCCGTCCACCGCGAGGCCGCCGGCTCCGACAGCGTGATGAAACGACAGGGGACGGCGGGGCTGACGACGTACGCGAACGAGGTGGGCGCGCTCCCGACGCGCTACTTCTCCGAGCGCTCGTTCGAGGGGGCGGCGGCCATCGGCGGCGACGCCATCGAGACGAAGAAGTACAAGAAGGGGACGTGTTCGTCCTGCGCGTTCGCCTGCAAGTTGCCGACGCGCGACGAGGAGACCGGACTGGAGACCGAGGGGCCGGAGTACGAGACGGTGATGGCGTTCGGGGCGAACGCGGGGGTCGACGACCTCCACGCCGTGATGCAGTCGAACGACCTCTGTGACGAGTTCGGCCTGGACACCATCTCGTGCGGCGACGTCGTCGCCGCCTACCTCGCCAGCGAGGACGCCTTCGGCGACGTCGACCTGGTCCACGACCTCGTCGAGCGTATCGCCTACCGCGAGGGGGTCGGCGACCTGCTCGCGGAGGGTATCGACCGCGCCCACGGGGACCTCGGCGTCGAGAACTGGACGAGCAAGGGGATGGAGTTCTCGGCGCACGACGGGCGCGCCCTCCACGGCCAGGCGCTCGCGTTCGCCACCTCGAACCGCGGCGCGGACCACCTCTACGGGAGCATGTACGCCTACGAGTACCCCCTCGTCGAACCCGAGTACGCCCTCGACCGCGAGGGGTTCGACGGGAAGCCGGCGCGACTCGTCGAGAAGGAGGCGCGAAACGCGTTCCTCGATTCGGGTATCGTCTGTCGGTTCTCCCGCGACGTGGTGACCGACGAGCGCCTCGAAGCGCTGTTCGACGCCGACTACGAGGACCTCCTCGCGGTGGGCGAACGCGTCGTCACGCTCGAACGCCACTTCAACAACCGGCGCGGGTTCGACCGGAGCGACGACGCCCTCCCCTACGACCTGCCGGGGTTCGAGGCGGCGCTCTCCGCCTACTACGAGGCACGCGGGTGGAACGAGGACGGAACGGTGCCCGCGGACCTGATCCCGGAGTAG
- a CDS encoding VOC family protein produces the protein MDAVDHINVDVDDLGACFPFYRDVLDLDLLRPPEDFQGEHAMFRAGETVVTLAETGRAENWDETGLDHPLDKAHVAFATDRETYESLVADLDGQFPKQGPYDWGEFEGFYFLDPDGTLLEVVTYDPPAPGVERDLLTHDDV, from the coding sequence ATGGACGCCGTCGATCACATCAACGTCGACGTCGACGACCTGGGGGCGTGCTTCCCGTTCTACCGGGACGTCCTCGACCTCGACCTGCTCCGCCCGCCCGAGGACTTCCAGGGCGAGCACGCGATGTTCCGTGCCGGCGAGACCGTCGTGACGCTCGCGGAGACGGGGCGCGCCGAGAACTGGGACGAGACGGGCCTCGACCACCCACTCGACAAGGCGCACGTCGCGTTCGCCACCGACCGCGAGACCTACGAGTCGCTGGTCGCGGACCTCGACGGCCAGTTCCCCAAACAGGGCCCCTACGACTGGGGGGAGTTCGAGGGGTTCTACTTCCTCGACCCGGACGGCACGCTCCTCGAAGTCGTCACCTACGACCCGCCCGCGCCGGGCGTCGAGCGCGACCTCCTCACGCACGACGACGTGTGA
- a CDS encoding aldehyde ferredoxin oxidoreductase family protein has product MTELGGFQDHVARVDLSSGDVGYESIDDEDAKKYIGARGLGVKYVFDQGPDVDPLGSDNLIAFMNGPLTGTQVVMSGRIAVCTKSPLTGTVTDSHHGGWSGARLKWAGFDGLLFEGKAEDPVYAVVEDGEVELRDASHLWGKGVHEVRDTVEEEVEGSYGKNLSIMAIGPAGENQVRYACIVNEDDRASGRGGTGCVMGSKNLKAVVIKSTTKMPKPANPETFREGHQQAMQVIQESEVTAPNEGGLSLYGTNVLMNVGEEMDGLPTKNGKYTSTEAYRDAEGVDVDAERVSGENVRENILVDEPTCHSCPVACKKEVEVEYSHKGEDMNVRMESYEYESAYALGPNSGHTDRDAIAVMIDQCNDLGMDTIEAGNMLAMAMEMSEEGKFDDLGEGLDWGDVESMIDLLDDVGHRDGALADHLAGGANHLSEEFGARENSLDVKGQTIPAYDPRCLKGMGIGYATSNRGACHLRGYTPAAEILGIPQKVDPYEWQGKGELCATFQDMHAISDSFDICKFNAFAEGIEEYVMQYSGMTGLDVTEEDLMQAGERVYNLERYYNNLVGFDGDDDSLPARFLEDGIPGQGASEGEYCELDEMKEEYYEHRGWVDGVVSEEKLEELGIDMGPGTGVTLGDSGAAPADD; this is encoded by the coding sequence ATGACTGAACTCGGCGGTTTCCAAGACCACGTAGCTCGCGTGGACCTCTCCTCGGGGGACGTGGGCTACGAGAGTATCGACGACGAGGACGCGAAGAAGTACATCGGGGCGCGCGGCCTCGGCGTGAAGTACGTCTTCGACCAGGGACCGGACGTGGACCCGCTCGGCTCGGACAACCTCATAGCGTTCATGAACGGTCCACTCACGGGAACGCAGGTGGTGATGAGCGGGCGCATCGCCGTCTGCACGAAATCGCCCCTCACCGGGACCGTCACCGACTCCCACCACGGTGGCTGGTCCGGCGCCCGGCTCAAGTGGGCGGGCTTCGACGGCCTGCTCTTCGAGGGGAAGGCGGAGGACCCCGTCTACGCCGTCGTCGAGGACGGCGAGGTCGAACTCCGCGACGCCTCCCACCTCTGGGGCAAGGGCGTCCACGAGGTCCGCGACACCGTAGAGGAGGAGGTCGAGGGCTCCTACGGCAAGAACCTCTCCATCATGGCCATCGGCCCGGCCGGGGAGAACCAGGTCCGCTACGCCTGCATCGTGAACGAGGACGACCGCGCCTCCGGGCGCGGCGGCACCGGCTGCGTCATGGGCTCGAAGAACCTGAAGGCCGTGGTCATCAAATCGACGACGAAGATGCCCAAGCCCGCGAACCCCGAGACCTTCCGGGAGGGCCACCAGCAGGCCATGCAGGTCATCCAGGAGTCCGAGGTCACCGCACCGAACGAGGGCGGCCTGTCGCTCTACGGGACGAACGTCCTGATGAACGTCGGCGAGGAGATGGACGGCCTCCCGACGAAGAACGGGAAGTACACCTCCACCGAGGCGTACCGCGACGCCGAGGGCGTCGACGTCGACGCCGAGCGCGTCTCCGGCGAGAACGTCCGCGAGAACATCCTCGTCGACGAGCCGACCTGTCACTCCTGCCCGGTCGCCTGCAAGAAGGAAGTCGAGGTGGAGTACTCGCACAAGGGCGAGGACATGAACGTCCGGATGGAGTCCTACGAGTACGAGTCGGCCTACGCGCTCGGCCCGAACTCGGGGCACACCGACCGCGACGCCATCGCCGTGATGATCGACCAGTGTAACGACCTCGGAATGGACACCATCGAGGCGGGCAACATGCTCGCCATGGCGATGGAGATGTCCGAGGAGGGCAAGTTCGACGACCTCGGCGAGGGCCTCGACTGGGGCGACGTCGAGTCGATGATCGACCTGCTCGACGACGTCGGCCACCGCGACGGCGCGCTGGCGGACCACCTCGCCGGCGGCGCGAACCACCTCAGCGAGGAGTTCGGCGCCCGCGAGAACTCCCTCGACGTGAAGGGCCAGACCATCCCGGCGTACGACCCCCGCTGCCTGAAGGGCATGGGCATCGGCTACGCCACCTCGAACCGCGGCGCCTGCCACCTGCGCGGCTACACGCCCGCGGCCGAAATCCTCGGCATCCCCCAGAAGGTCGACCCCTACGAGTGGCAGGGGAAGGGCGAACTCTGTGCGACCTTCCAGGACATGCACGCCATCAGCGACTCGTTCGACATCTGCAAGTTCAACGCGTTCGCCGAGGGCATCGAGGAGTACGTCATGCAGTACAGCGGCATGACCGGCCTCGACGTGACCGAGGAGGACCTGATGCAGGCCGGCGAGCGCGTCTACAACCTCGAACGGTACTACAACAACCTCGTCGGCTTCGACGGCGACGACGACTCCCTCCCCGCGCGCTTCCTGGAGGACGGCATCCCCGGCCAGGGCGCGAGCGAGGGCGAGTACTGCGAACTCGACGAGATGAAAGAAGAGTACTACGAGCACCGCGGCTGGGTCGACGGCGTGGTCAGCGAGGAGAAACTCGAGGAACTCGGCATCGACATGGGCCCCGGCACGGGCGTCACGCTCGGCGATAGCGGCGCCGCGCCCGCGGACGACTAG